The following coding sequences lie in one Bacillus methanolicus genomic window:
- a CDS encoding YuzB family protein translates to MIKPIIEFCISNLANGSQAALEQLERDPNLDIIEYGCLGYCGKCAEHLFALVNGEIVTGETPDELVENIYQFLEENPMY, encoded by the coding sequence ATGATAAAGCCTATCATAGAGTTCTGCATCAGCAACTTGGCAAACGGCTCTCAAGCTGCTCTCGAACAGTTGGAAAGAGATCCGAACTTGGACATTATTGAATATGGTTGTCTCGGTTATTGCGGGAAATGTGCAGAACATTTATTTGCGCTTGTAAATGGTGAGATTGTTACCGGGGAAACTCCCGATGAGTTGGTAGAAAATATCTATCAATTCTTGGAGGAAAACCCGATGTACTGA
- a CDS encoding IseA DL-endopeptidase inhibitor family protein: MKKIFSLLMVAVVLLTFSIGASAKTTGDLTSSQAIKLALSARQHYWDTMNGHIQKVKNSKCPSKTFIYKGTEYRYFCSELDTKEELVKYLNEVFTLNAIDKAIKKYRFIEYNGKLALPNADSGSLLEWDKAKAKLIYQRKDIRLYEFTVPYGNPVKYEKRKVTFVKVRNKWQINAFDAVR; the protein is encoded by the coding sequence ATGAAAAAAATTTTTTCACTGCTAATGGTTGCTGTAGTTTTGTTGACTTTTAGTATTGGTGCTTCAGCTAAAACAACAGGTGATCTAACAAGCAGTCAAGCAATAAAACTTGCCTTGAGTGCTCGTCAACACTATTGGGACACAATGAACGGCCACATTCAAAAAGTAAAAAATTCAAAGTGCCCTTCAAAAACATTCATCTATAAAGGAACTGAGTATCGATACTTCTGCAGTGAACTTGATACTAAAGAGGAACTTGTTAAATATTTGAATGAAGTTTTTACCCTAAACGCAATTGACAAAGCAATTAAAAAGTACAGATTTATTGAATACAATGGTAAGCTTGCATTGCCTAATGCAGACAGCGGAAGTTTACTTGAATGGGATAAAGCAAAAGCAAAGTTAATTTATCAAAGAAAAGACATTCGCTTATATGAGTTTACTGTTCCATACGGAAATCCAGTAAAGTATGAAAAAAGAAAAGTTACTTTCGTTAAAGTAAGAAATAAATGGCAAATAAATGCGTTTGATGCTGTAAGATAA
- a CDS encoding NUDIX domain-containing protein: MGENKRGNVWLGVSGLVTNKAGEWLVVKKKYGGLKGKWSLPAGFVDANETADEAAIREVFEETGIKCELVGMIGLRTGVIRGEISDNMILFLLELKNEQTIKIQENELLDAKFMNPEKLINQTEETSVLLQYLLNLSETSAKPLIDGINPGNQFGYTSYKLFL; encoded by the coding sequence ATGGGAGAAAATAAAAGGGGCAATGTTTGGCTTGGAGTATCGGGCTTGGTTACGAATAAAGCCGGGGAATGGCTCGTCGTTAAGAAAAAGTACGGCGGGCTTAAAGGGAAATGGTCCCTCCCTGCAGGTTTTGTAGATGCCAATGAAACGGCCGATGAAGCAGCCATCCGTGAGGTATTTGAGGAGACCGGGATTAAGTGCGAATTAGTCGGGATGATCGGCTTGCGCACAGGGGTGATTAGAGGAGAAATAAGCGATAATATGATCCTTTTTTTGCTGGAGCTGAAAAATGAACAGACGATCAAAATACAGGAGAATGAACTGCTCGATGCAAAGTTTATGAATCCGGAGAAACTGATTAACCAAACGGAAGAAACCTCTGTTCTTCTTCAATACCTTCTGAATTTATCAGAAACTTCGGCGAAACCTTTAATCGATGGAATTAATCCGGGAAATCAATTCGGATATACATCCTATAAATTATTTTTATAA
- a CDS encoding DUF309 domain-containing protein: MINYPIEYYEFFVSFNEGDYYTCHDLLEEMWMTDKNNLFLKGLLQMSVAIYHYEYGNIKGARHMMKAAHQYLQEYRPSYWGLDLEEVNHFIEQCLFIIPDGIDKVSYNNISSLPKLPDLYLYLQDI; the protein is encoded by the coding sequence ATGATCAATTATCCGATCGAGTATTATGAATTTTTTGTCAGTTTCAATGAAGGTGACTACTATACATGCCACGATCTTCTTGAAGAGATGTGGATGACTGATAAAAATAATTTATTTTTAAAAGGCTTGCTGCAAATGAGTGTAGCCATCTATCATTATGAGTATGGAAATATAAAAGGGGCACGCCACATGATGAAAGCAGCTCATCAATATTTGCAAGAGTATCGCCCGTCTTATTGGGGATTAGATTTGGAAGAGGTGAATCATTTTATCGAACAATGTTTATTTATTATACCAGATGGAATTGACAAAGTCTCATATAACAATATAAGTTCCCTTCCAAAACTTCCGGACCTTTATTTATATTTACAAGATATTTAG
- a CDS encoding NifU family protein has protein sequence MSDLEMKEQVQEILDKLRPFLLRDGGDCELVDVEDGIVKLRLLGACGSCPSSTITLKAGIERALLEEVPGVVEVEQVF, from the coding sequence ATGTCAGATCTAGAAATGAAAGAGCAAGTACAAGAAATACTAGATAAATTGCGCCCATTTCTTCTTCGTGACGGTGGAGACTGCGAACTAGTGGATGTTGAAGATGGCATTGTTAAGCTTCGCTTACTAGGTGCTTGCGGAAGCTGCCCAAGTTCAACAATCACTTTGAAAGCCGGAATCGAACGCGCACTTCTAGAAGAAGTTCCCGGAGTAGTTGAAGTAGAACAAGTATTCTAA
- a CDS encoding DUF2225 domain-containing protein, whose protein sequence is MAELTPLYNKTYQCMMCKNTFSTKKVRSRFVKVKDYDSDFRPVYESDENNPILYFINVCPHCGFSFSDDSSPYFPPGTKEEITEKICKQWAPQNFGHKRTVIDSIKTYKLAAYCATLKKEKHIFVAGMYMRLAWLYRSINDEMQEQRFMKLAISEYMESYSTGDFQRTQVSEIKILYLIGELSRRTHNIGQATQFFSKVIEKQSRTVDTKIVEMARDRWHEIRKLQKNA, encoded by the coding sequence ATGGCCGAACTCACGCCTCTTTACAACAAAACTTATCAATGCATGATGTGCAAAAATACGTTCTCCACTAAAAAAGTCCGTTCCCGGTTTGTCAAAGTAAAAGACTACGATTCTGACTTCCGTCCTGTTTATGAATCAGATGAAAACAATCCCATCCTTTACTTTATTAATGTTTGCCCTCATTGCGGCTTCTCATTTTCTGATGATTCTTCACCATATTTTCCTCCTGGTACAAAAGAAGAAATTACAGAGAAAATTTGCAAGCAGTGGGCGCCGCAAAATTTTGGTCATAAGAGAACAGTGATTGATTCGATTAAAACGTATAAGCTTGCTGCATATTGTGCTACTTTAAAAAAGGAAAAACACATTTTTGTTGCCGGAATGTATATGCGGCTTGCATGGCTGTATCGGTCTATAAATGATGAGATGCAAGAACAGCGGTTTATGAAACTTGCGATTAGTGAATACATGGAATCGTACTCAACTGGTGATTTTCAAAGAACTCAAGTATCGGAAATCAAAATTCTCTATTTAATCGGGGAGCTTTCGAGAAGAACACATAATATCGGACAAGCAACTCAATTTTTTTCAAAAGTCATCGAAAAACAGAGCCGGACTGTTGATACAAAAATTGTTGAAATGGCTAGAGACAGATGGCATGAGATAAGAAAACTTCAAAAAAATGCATAA
- a CDS encoding cobalamin-binding protein, which yields MKVISICPSNTEVLGYLGLADQLIGVDDYSDWPGEVRHLPRLGPDLSINMDMVEELNPDLVIASLSVPGMEKNVEELKKRKIPHIILNPQSLSDIQNDLVVTGKALNEPERGLEAAKKFQSRIEELKKKAGTVHEKRPSLYWEWWPKPVFTPGKLNWLTEISELVGATNLFQDIELASVQTDWQDVYERNPDYICLAWVGVRTEKVKPEILLKRPGWKDLKAVKQGNVFVLEEELFCRPSPRLLEGAEKLLSLLTAKQAE from the coding sequence ATGAAAGTTATTTCAATATGCCCAAGCAACACTGAAGTTCTTGGATATTTAGGTCTGGCTGATCAGCTGATTGGAGTCGATGATTATTCCGATTGGCCTGGGGAGGTTCGTCATCTGCCGAGACTTGGACCTGATTTATCCATCAATATGGATATGGTCGAAGAGTTGAACCCAGACCTTGTCATTGCGTCATTAAGTGTTCCCGGAATGGAAAAGAACGTAGAAGAGCTTAAAAAGCGGAAAATCCCTCATATTATATTAAATCCACAGAGTCTTTCTGACATTCAAAATGATCTTGTGGTAACCGGAAAAGCTTTAAATGAGCCGGAGAGAGGATTAGAGGCCGCAAAAAAATTCCAATCGAGAATCGAGGAATTAAAAAAGAAAGCAGGAACCGTTCACGAAAAGCGTCCTTCCCTTTACTGGGAATGGTGGCCGAAGCCTGTTTTTACACCGGGAAAGTTGAACTGGCTGACAGAAATAAGCGAATTGGTCGGCGCAACGAATCTATTTCAAGATATTGAATTAGCCAGTGTACAAACGGATTGGCAAGACGTTTATGAACGAAACCCTGATTATATATGCCTAGCCTGGGTAGGAGTCCGGACGGAAAAAGTGAAACCGGAAATTTTGTTAAAGCGCCCGGGATGGAAGGATTTAAAAGCGGTAAAGCAAGGAAATGTTTTCGTTTTAGAAGAAGAACTGTTTTGCAGACCTTCTCCCCGTCTTTTGGAAGGAGCAGAAAAACTGCTGTCTCTCTTAACAGCTAAACAAGCTGAATAG
- a CDS encoding NAD(P)/FAD-dependent oxidoreductase, with protein MRKPKIVILGAGYGGLVTTTRLQKLVGVNEAEIILVNKNEYHYETTWLHEASAGTLHHDRVRYDIKDVIDRNKVNFIKGTAVEIKTAENKVLLEDRELEYDYLVVAVGGESETFGIKGMKEYAFSISNVNAARRIREHIEYQFATYNTEAEKKDERLTIVVGGAGFTGIEFLGELVNRVPELCREYDVDFDKVKILCVEAAPTALPGFDPELVKYAMSRLESKGVEFRIGTPIKECTPDGIIVAKGEEEVEEIKAGTVVWAAGVRGNAIIEKSGFEAMRARVKVEPDLRAPGHDNVFIIGDCSLIINEEINRPYPPTAQIAMQQGEVCARNLVALIRNKELEAFKPDIKGTVCSLGDDDAIGIVFGKKMVGTRASFMKKMVDNRALYKIGGASLVLKKGKFKVF; from the coding sequence TTGAGAAAGCCAAAAATCGTAATTTTAGGTGCTGGATATGGTGGATTAGTTACAACGACTCGACTTCAAAAGCTTGTCGGGGTCAATGAAGCAGAAATCATCCTCGTCAACAAAAATGAATACCATTATGAAACAACATGGCTGCATGAAGCATCTGCAGGTACTTTGCATCATGATCGCGTTCGCTACGATATTAAGGATGTAATCGACCGTAATAAGGTTAATTTTATCAAAGGCACTGCTGTGGAAATTAAGACTGCTGAAAATAAAGTGCTTCTTGAGGACCGCGAACTTGAATATGATTATTTAGTCGTTGCTGTTGGCGGCGAATCTGAAACTTTCGGCATTAAAGGGATGAAAGAATATGCGTTCTCAATTTCTAATGTGAATGCTGCGAGACGAATCCGCGAGCATATTGAATATCAGTTTGCAACTTATAACACTGAAGCGGAAAAGAAAGATGAACGTTTAACAATTGTTGTAGGCGGAGCAGGTTTTACAGGAATTGAGTTTTTAGGCGAATTAGTAAACCGTGTTCCTGAACTATGCCGTGAATATGATGTTGACTTTGATAAAGTAAAAATACTTTGTGTTGAAGCAGCTCCAACGGCTCTTCCAGGCTTTGATCCTGAGCTTGTTAAGTATGCTATGTCAAGACTAGAGAGCAAAGGAGTCGAGTTCCGAATTGGTACTCCTATCAAAGAATGTACGCCTGATGGAATCATTGTCGCAAAAGGTGAAGAAGAAGTTGAGGAAATTAAAGCCGGCACTGTTGTCTGGGCAGCTGGTGTAAGAGGAAACGCTATTATTGAAAAATCCGGATTCGAAGCGATGCGCGCCCGTGTAAAAGTCGAGCCTGACTTAAGAGCGCCTGGACATGACAATGTGTTTATCATCGGTGATTGCTCTTTAATCATTAATGAAGAAATTAATCGACCATACCCTCCTACTGCTCAAATTGCGATGCAGCAAGGTGAAGTTTGTGCAAGAAATCTTGTGGCATTAATTCGTAATAAAGAGCTTGAGGCATTTAAACCAGATATTAAAGGAACAGTATGTTCTTTAGGTGATGATGATGCAATTGGTATTGTATTTGGCAAGAAAATGGTCGGCACCAGAGCTTCATTTATGAAGAAAATGGTCGATAATCGTGCGCTATACAAGATTGGCGGTGCGTCACTCGTATTGAAAAAAGGAAAATTTAAAGTATTTTAA
- a CDS encoding YuiB family protein has protein sequence MKLTIVTLIISMLLFFVLFFGIGFLLNMLLRMSWIMAIIYPIVAIFIVDNVRFIEYFTNFRETIAELGRRIANLAVADVLILSSGLAGAILAGITIKLLRKKGYRMF, from the coding sequence ATGAAACTGACAATTGTAACATTAATCATATCAATGCTTTTATTTTTTGTCTTATTTTTTGGAATCGGTTTTTTGTTAAATATGCTTCTGAGAATGTCTTGGATCATGGCGATTATTTATCCGATCGTTGCGATTTTTATTGTAGATAATGTCCGATTTATCGAGTATTTTACAAACTTCAGGGAAACAATCGCTGAATTAGGAAGGCGAATTGCAAATCTTGCGGTTGCTGATGTATTAATCTTAAGCAGCGGCCTTGCAGGAGCTATTCTTGCCGGCATTACGATCAAATTGCTCAGGAAAAAAGGATATCGAATGTTCTAG
- a CDS encoding YuzD family protein, with translation MENKEVEIIVYGAEQLCASCVNLPSSKETFEWLEAAVARKFPDQPFKISYVDIFNPPEDENKKIFARKVIDQDMFYPVVLIEDKIVGEGNPRLKTIFAEMEKYGYRTE, from the coding sequence GTGGAAAATAAAGAAGTGGAAATCATCGTATACGGGGCAGAACAGCTTTGTGCCAGCTGTGTGAACCTTCCTTCTTCAAAAGAAACGTTCGAATGGCTGGAAGCTGCAGTGGCAAGAAAGTTCCCTGATCAGCCGTTTAAAATTTCCTATGTCGATATATTTAACCCGCCGGAAGATGAAAACAAGAAAATCTTTGCCCGAAAAGTGATTGATCAGGATATGTTTTATCCAGTTGTGCTGATTGAAGATAAAATAGTTGGTGAAGGAAATCCAAGATTGAAAACTATTTTTGCAGAAATGGAAAAATACGGGTACCGGACGGAATAA
- a CDS encoding 3D domain-containing protein gives MNGIKKWTRRFMMSVLFSAALLTTFQSFSGVKAMSIVSIIFSGNGQDEEAENTFHDHEMKPIGPALKFINRIARHKLQLSSSEAAAGTPQKLEEAFDWSKYPKKTVVATGYTAGYESTGKNPDHPAYGITYSGVKVKRDLFSTVAADLNVFPIGTILFVPGYGYGVVADKGGAIKGNELDLYYDTVDDVYNQWGKQTLDVYIVEIGDGTLTEQDLLKLNENESMQVFRQQYIKTERK, from the coding sequence ATGAATGGAATAAAAAAATGGACGAGACGTTTCATGATGTCAGTGTTATTTTCAGCAGCGTTATTAACGACATTCCAATCATTTTCCGGTGTGAAAGCAATGTCGATTGTTTCAATTATTTTTTCTGGCAATGGACAAGATGAGGAAGCTGAAAATACTTTTCATGATCATGAAATGAAACCTATTGGACCCGCGTTAAAATTTATTAATAGGATCGCCCGGCATAAGCTGCAACTCTCATCTAGTGAAGCGGCAGCGGGTACTCCGCAGAAGCTGGAAGAAGCGTTTGACTGGTCGAAATATCCAAAGAAAACCGTTGTTGCTACAGGGTATACAGCCGGGTATGAATCTACCGGGAAAAACCCCGATCACCCTGCGTATGGGATTACTTATTCAGGTGTAAAGGTGAAACGGGATTTATTCTCGACAGTGGCAGCAGACCTAAATGTATTCCCGATTGGAACAATCCTTTTTGTTCCGGGATACGGTTATGGTGTAGTAGCAGACAAAGGCGGGGCCATTAAAGGGAACGAACTTGATCTTTATTATGACACCGTGGATGATGTTTATAACCAATGGGGAAAGCAAACACTTGATGTTTATATCGTAGAAATTGGTGATGGAACACTGACCGAGCAGGATTTATTAAAGCTGAACGAAAATGAATCAATGCAAGTTTTTCGCCAGCAATATATAAAAACGGAAAGAAAGTAA
- a CDS encoding divergent PAP2 family protein produces MELFFNFPLWASIAAIFFAQFMKVPIQFIATKRLNWSLITSTGGMPSSHSAAVTALSTGIALETGLNSSIFAVSTVFAIITMFDATGVRRQAGEHAVVLNKLVADFNRFLEEAKVWQKKHEHEKRKELKELLGHKPIEVFFGGLTGILLTLVLHYIISK; encoded by the coding sequence ATGGAATTATTCTTTAATTTTCCATTATGGGCCTCAATTGCTGCGATTTTTTTCGCACAATTTATGAAAGTGCCCATCCAATTCATTGCAACAAAAAGACTTAATTGGTCGCTCATAACAAGCACAGGCGGTATGCCAAGCTCCCATTCCGCTGCTGTCACAGCTTTATCAACGGGGATTGCACTTGAAACAGGCTTAAATTCCAGCATTTTTGCTGTTTCAACCGTTTTTGCGATTATCACGATGTTTGACGCTACCGGGGTCCGAAGACAGGCAGGCGAACACGCGGTCGTCTTAAATAAGCTTGTAGCCGATTTTAATAGATTCTTGGAAGAAGCAAAGGTCTGGCAAAAAAAACATGAACACGAAAAACGAAAGGAATTAAAAGAACTGTTAGGCCATAAACCGATCGAAGTTTTTTTCGGCGGGCTGACAGGCATCCTTTTAACACTGGTATTGCACTATATCATTTCGAAATAG
- a CDS encoding HesB/IscA family protein: MQDVLVITEAAAFQIKDMMKQNEEEGAFLRVAVKGGGCSGLSYGMGFEHEPANEDIQFEQHGIKIVVDKESAMILNGTKIDYKQSLMGGGFTIDNPNAIASCGCGSSFRTATVAGTPEEC; the protein is encoded by the coding sequence ATGCAAGACGTTCTTGTGATTACGGAAGCAGCAGCGTTTCAAATAAAGGATATGATGAAGCAAAATGAAGAGGAAGGCGCTTTTTTAAGGGTTGCAGTTAAGGGCGGAGGTTGCAGCGGCCTCTCATATGGAATGGGTTTTGAGCATGAGCCGGCAAATGAGGATATCCAATTTGAACAGCACGGCATTAAGATTGTTGTTGACAAAGAAAGCGCCATGATATTGAATGGAACAAAAATTGATTACAAACAGTCGTTAATGGGCGGCGGTTTTACCATCGACAATCCAAATGCGATCGCTTCCTGCGGCTGTGGTTCATCATTCCGCACAGCAACAGTGGCCGGCACTCCGGAAGAGTGTTAA
- a CDS encoding NAD(P)/FAD-dependent oxidoreductase: protein MQEDQKVYDITIIGGGPTGLFTAFYGGMRQASVKIIESLPQLGGQLSALYPEKYIYDVAGFPKIRAQELINNLKEQMAKFHPTVVLEQSVEKLEKQPDGIFKLTTNKEVHYSKTIIITAGNGAFQPRRLELDNAGQYEGKNLHYFIDDLNQFAGQKVVVFGGGDSAVDWALMLEPIAEKVTIVHRRDKFRAHEHSVENLKNSKVEIKTPYVPAELIGDGDQIKQVVIQAANGEEKEVIDVDSVIVNFGFVSSLGPIKEWGLTIEKNSIVVNSKMETNIPGIYAAGDICTYDGKVKLIACGFGEAPTAVNNAKAYIDPKARVQPMHSTSMFN from the coding sequence GTGCAAGAAGATCAAAAAGTATATGATATTACGATTATTGGCGGCGGTCCCACAGGTTTATTTACTGCTTTTTATGGCGGCATGCGACAAGCTTCCGTAAAAATTATTGAAAGTTTGCCTCAGCTCGGGGGGCAATTATCTGCCTTGTATCCGGAAAAATACATATACGATGTTGCCGGTTTTCCTAAAATCCGTGCCCAGGAACTCATAAACAATTTGAAAGAGCAAATGGCGAAGTTCCATCCCACTGTCGTTCTTGAGCAATCGGTAGAAAAGCTGGAAAAACAACCTGATGGAATTTTTAAATTAACAACCAACAAGGAAGTCCATTATTCCAAAACAATCATCATTACTGCCGGAAACGGCGCATTCCAGCCTCGTCGCCTGGAACTTGACAACGCTGGGCAATATGAAGGAAAAAACCTTCATTACTTCATTGATGATCTAAATCAATTTGCTGGTCAAAAGGTAGTTGTATTTGGAGGGGGAGACTCTGCCGTTGACTGGGCATTGATGTTAGAACCAATCGCGGAAAAGGTTACAATTGTTCACCGCCGCGACAAATTCCGTGCTCATGAGCATAGTGTTGAAAACTTGAAAAATTCAAAAGTTGAAATTAAGACTCCGTATGTTCCTGCAGAGTTAATCGGCGACGGAGACCAAATTAAGCAGGTTGTTATCCAAGCAGCAAACGGAGAAGAAAAAGAAGTCATTGATGTTGATTCCGTAATCGTTAATTTTGGTTTCGTATCATCCCTTGGCCCTATCAAGGAATGGGGATTAACAATCGAAAAGAATTCGATAGTAGTTAACTCAAAGATGGAAACAAATATCCCGGGTATTTATGCAGCAGGGGACATTTGTACTTATGATGGAAAAGTGAAGCTTATTGCTTGCGGATTTGGAGAAGCTCCAACTGCAGTTAATAACGCAAAAGCCTATATCGATCCAAAAGCAAGAGTACAGCCAATGCACAGTACTTCGATGTTTAACTAG
- the thrB gene encoding homoserine kinase, with the protein MNEDEMVLIRVPASTANLGPGFDSVGLALNLYLTIEAEISSKWEIIFLTEELQSLPTDETNFISQTAIYTASLFQRQMPPCRLKVKSGIPLARGLGSSAAAIVAAIELADVVCQLSLSKQEKLEIASRIEGHPDNVGASLFGGLVIGQQTAEEVNCAVFSNISFDVVAVIPKEELLTKDSRGVLPDQLSFQEAVQAGATANLLVASLISGDWEMAGKMMRNDLYHQPYRRNLVPHLGLIEKHALDFGAFGVALSGAGPAVICCTETDKGERTASLLKDLLPDMEVLNLKIDQVGSKVTTEKLSCL; encoded by the coding sequence ATGAACGAGGATGAAATGGTCCTCATCCGGGTCCCTGCCAGTACAGCCAACTTGGGACCTGGGTTTGACTCGGTTGGATTAGCTTTAAATCTTTATTTAACCATTGAAGCGGAGATAAGCAGCAAATGGGAGATCATTTTCCTTACCGAAGAACTGCAATCCCTCCCAACAGATGAGACAAATTTTATCAGCCAGACAGCGATTTATACAGCGTCTCTTTTTCAGCGCCAGATGCCTCCATGCCGGTTAAAAGTAAAAAGCGGCATTCCGCTTGCAAGAGGACTTGGATCTAGTGCGGCAGCAATCGTAGCCGCAATCGAGTTAGCTGATGTGGTGTGCCAATTATCGTTATCGAAACAGGAAAAGCTTGAAATTGCATCAAGAATTGAAGGGCACCCTGATAATGTAGGAGCCTCGCTATTTGGAGGACTTGTCATTGGCCAGCAAACAGCGGAAGAAGTAAATTGCGCTGTATTTTCCAATATTTCATTTGATGTTGTCGCAGTGATACCGAAAGAAGAATTATTAACGAAGGATTCCCGCGGCGTTTTGCCGGACCAGCTGTCATTTCAAGAAGCTGTCCAGGCAGGAGCAACCGCAAATCTGCTCGTTGCTTCTCTCATAAGCGGCGACTGGGAAATGGCCGGAAAAATGATGAGAAATGACTTGTATCATCAGCCATACCGCCGGAATCTTGTACCTCACCTTGGCTTGATTGAGAAGCATGCTTTAGATTTCGGAGCATTTGGCGTTGCTTTAAGCGGAGCAGGTCCTGCTGTGATTTGCTGCACAGAAACTGATAAAGGAGAAAGAACAGCTTCGTTATTAAAGGACTTGCTGCCGGATATGGAAGTGCTAAATCTGAAAATTGATCAGGTTGGAAGCAAAGTGACAACGGAAAAGTTATCTTGTTTATAA
- a CDS encoding NAD(P)/FAD-dependent oxidoreductase — MKNLVLLGGGYGGMRILHRLLPNHLPEDVSITLIDRVPYHCLKTEYYALAAGTISDHHIRVPFPEHPRLNIKFGEVTGIDLKEKKVFLKDQETVQYDDLVIGLGCEDKYHNVPGAELYTYSIQSIEKSRCTYQALNNLEPGSTVAIVGAGLSGVELASELSESRKDLHIILFDRGSHILSAFPKRLSTYVENWFDNHNVEIVNNANITRVEENVLFNHGEPIHCDAIVWTAGIQPNKVVRDLDVEKDRKGRVVLTPQHNLPNDEHVYVVGDCASLPHAPSAQLAEAQAEQIVQVLLKRWNGEQPPESFPPIKLKGILGSLGRKHGFGLVAERPITGRVPRLLKSGVLWMYKYHNG; from the coding sequence ATGAAAAATCTAGTTTTGCTTGGCGGCGGTTACGGAGGCATGAGAATACTTCACCGTCTATTGCCGAATCATTTGCCTGAGGATGTTTCTATTACACTTATTGATCGTGTTCCATACCATTGTTTAAAAACCGAGTATTACGCTCTTGCTGCGGGAACAATCTCTGATCATCACATCCGGGTACCATTTCCGGAACATCCGCGATTAAATATTAAATTCGGTGAAGTTACAGGAATTGACCTTAAGGAAAAGAAGGTATTTTTAAAAGATCAGGAAACGGTTCAATATGATGATCTCGTGATTGGACTTGGCTGTGAAGACAAATATCATAATGTACCTGGAGCCGAGCTTTATACTTATAGTATTCAGTCCATTGAAAAATCGAGATGCACATATCAGGCCCTTAATAACCTTGAACCGGGATCAACTGTCGCAATTGTCGGGGCAGGATTAAGCGGTGTGGAGTTGGCGAGCGAGTTAAGCGAAAGCCGCAAAGATCTTCACATTATATTATTTGACAGGGGAAGCCATATATTGTCAGCCTTCCCGAAACGATTAAGTACTTATGTGGAAAACTGGTTTGACAATCACAATGTTGAAATTGTGAATAACGCAAACATTACGAGAGTTGAAGAAAATGTGTTATTCAATCATGGCGAGCCTATTCATTGTGATGCGATCGTATGGACTGCAGGCATTCAGCCGAATAAGGTTGTCAGGGATTTAGATGTCGAAAAGGATAGAAAGGGCAGAGTAGTGCTAACTCCTCAGCATAATCTCCCAAATGACGAGCATGTTTATGTAGTAGGCGATTGTGCAAGCCTTCCTCATGCTCCGAGCGCCCAGCTAGCAGAAGCCCAGGCTGAACAGATTGTCCAAGTTCTGTTAAAACGTTGGAACGGCGAACAGCCGCCGGAAAGTTTTCCGCCAATCAAACTAAAAGGAATTCTCGGGTCCCTTGGCAGAAAACACGGTTTTGGCCTAGTCGCAGAGCGCCCCATTACAGGCCGTGTACCCCGCCTGCTGAAATCAGGGGTACTGTGGATGTATAAGTATCATAATGGATGA